A section of the Babylonia areolata isolate BAREFJ2019XMU chromosome 1, ASM4173473v1, whole genome shotgun sequence genome encodes:
- the LOC143289988 gene encoding uncharacterized protein LOC143289988 isoform X1, protein MAMNYHDEARIKQERLNRWKQEKERSDAGPSNQYVGDQLDQLASKEKTDRVLTTDPGQFRQIRSVHAWTGTERNRRFYDYSCEGPITAQAWRELRQELNFREKCLPTAMFEKMGRVVPRHEFVPTDPCFMKK, encoded by the exons ATGGCTATGAACTATCACGATGAAGCACGCATCAAGCAAGAAAGACTCAACAGatggaaacaagaaaaggaacgttcTGATGCTGGGCCATCGAATCAG TATGTGGGTGACCAGCTCGATCAACTGGCCAGCAAAGAGAAAACGGACAGAGTTCTGACCACAGACCCTGGTCAGTTCCGTCAGATCAG GAGCGTCCACGCTTGGACAGGAACGGAGCGCAACCGCCGTTTCTACGACTACAGTTGTGAAGGGCCTATAACTGCCCAAGCCTGGCGCGAGCTTCGTCAAGAATTGAACTTCCGCGAGAAATGCTTACCCACAGCCATGTTTGAAAAGATGGGACGTGTTGTGCCCCGCCATGAGTTTGTGCCAACCGATCCTTGTTTCATGAAGAAATAA
- the LOC143289988 gene encoding uncharacterized protein LOC143289988 isoform X2 — translation MAMNYHDEARIKQERLNRWKQEKERSDAGPSNQYVGDQLDQLASKEKTDRVLTTDPGQFRQIRSQSTHPRKEVLYDTGVIFNRVVHDPNYNYRMEKAMGGNVLHVNPIYKIMYPASFTYRRAYSSLSSMNG, via the exons ATGGCTATGAACTATCACGATGAAGCACGCATCAAGCAAGAAAGACTCAACAGatggaaacaagaaaaggaacgttcTGATGCTGGGCCATCGAATCAG TATGTGGGTGACCAGCTCGATCAACTGGCCAGCAAAGAGAAAACGGACAGAGTTCTGACCACAGACCCTGGTCAGTTCCGTCAGATCAG ATCACAATCAACCCATCCGAGAAAGGAGGTTCTCTATGACACTGGGGTGATTTTCAACAGAGTGGTGCACGATCCCAATTATAATTATCGCATGGAGAAAGCCATGGGGGGAAACGTACTGCATGTCAATCCAATCTATAAGATCATGTACCCTGCCTCCTTCACGTATCGACGTGCATATAGTTCGCTGTCATCTATGAATGGTTAA
- the LOC143289988 gene encoding uncharacterized protein LOC143289988 isoform X3 — MAMNYHDEARIKQERLNRWKQEKERSDAGPSNQYVGDQLDQLASKEKTDRVLTTDPGQFRQISTGHVIYSRHYNALNVPPDSIYALIHPPEKDNDVSARQRQKRNPHLKV, encoded by the exons ATGGCTATGAACTATCACGATGAAGCACGCATCAAGCAAGAAAGACTCAACAGatggaaacaagaaaaggaacgttcTGATGCTGGGCCATCGAATCAG TATGTGGGTGACCAGCTCGATCAACTGGCCAGCAAAGAGAAAACGGACAGAGTTCTGACCACAGACCCTGGTCAGTTCCGTCAGATCAG CACAGGTCATGTCATCTATTCTAGGCACTACAACGCCCTGAATGTGCCACCTGATAGCATCTATGCACTCATCCACCCCCCAGAGAAAGATAACGATGTGTCTGCCAGGCAGCGCCAAAAGAGAAACCCTCATTTGAAAGTGTAG